A single genomic interval of Malania oleifera isolate guangnan ecotype guangnan chromosome 11, ASM2987363v1, whole genome shotgun sequence harbors:
- the LOC131167989 gene encoding protein NOI4 — MHLLPSTAHRLFFPSVINPCLSLLLKTRSLSLSLSCFFSPPLSLSPFHNSSLGSSCDLSSMASDKGRALPKFGEWDVNNPASAEGFTVIFSKARDEKKSAGTAVGAGGGAPRMDKSRQQQQQQTDLNYHYPSPKKWFCCF; from the exons ATGCACCTTCTTCCCTCCACTGCTCACCGTCTATTCTTCCCTTCTGTTATTAATCCCTGCCTCTCTCTTCTCCTTAAgactcgctctctctctctctctctctcgtgtttcttctccccccctctctctctctcaccctttCACAATTCCTCACTAGGAAGCTCCTGCGATCTTTCTTCGATGGCATCG GATAAGGGCCGGGCGCTGCCAAAATTTGGGGAGTGGGATGTGAACAACCCGGCATCCGCAGAAGGATTTACAGTAATATTCAGCAAGGCAAGGGATGAGAAGAAATCCGCGGGAACCGCCGTGGGTGCTGGCGGCGGTGCACCACGCATGGATAAATCtaggcagcagcagcagcagcagacgGATCTGAATTATCATTACCCATCTCCG AAAAAATGGTTTTGCTGTTTCTGA
- the LOC131167988 gene encoding zinc finger CCCH domain-containing protein 65-like isoform X2, protein MESSEESEALRPQEQGKKTELGFIASSAEEALAQEFQNVGLNDEDAGKYEAAIEGAADDRRYPLRPYAEDCPYYLRTGTCKFGLNCRFNHPVRRVNQYYLTAGGCKFGKACRYNHSQENTELGECNLNFLGLPMRPGERECPFYMRNGSCGYGANCRFHHPDPSAVDGSNPGNTTPSGSFVGSFDSSLGYRNGESVPLHVLVASQPAVVPSSLHTKLDKPVPYFENNSSFMPTMQSLPQGAHPSREWNDFQVPLYPHEIIGHHHSAPAVSNMKKEHVFMDYHQDMHVDEFPERPGEPECAYFMKTGYCKYKSACRYHHPKDRASNFPAGHVGDRGLPLRPGRKICWHYEKNGVCRYGHSCMFDHPVNYGLSAGPSGSLEPLPGSNSAAFGGMGMAGSGNGGVVLTQQYA, encoded by the exons ATGGAGTCTTCTGAAGAGAGTGAAGCACTAAGACCCCAAGAACAGGGGAAGAAGACAGAGTTAGGGTTTATCGCATCATCTGCAGAGGAAGCCCTCGCGCAGGAGTTTCAAAATGTGGGCTTGAACGACGAAGATGCGGGCAAATATGAGGCCGCCATTGAAGGAGCTGCTGATGATAGAAGATACCCTTTAAGGCCCTACGCCGAGGACTGCCCTTACTATCTTCGGACGGGCACGTGCAAGTTCGGATTGAATTGCAGGTTCAAccaccctgtgagaagggtaaacCAG TATTATCTAACAGCGGGAGGGTGCAAATTTGGTAAAGCCTGCAGATATAATCACTCCCAAGAAAACACTGAGTTGGGAGAGTGTAATCTTAACTTTCTAGGTTTGCCTATGAGACCG ggagagagagagtgcccCTTTTACATGCGCAATGGTTCCTGCGGATATGGAGCTAATTGCAGGTTTCACCATCCGGATCCTTCAGCTGTGGATGGATCTAACCCTGGCAACACAACTCCCAGTGGTAGTTTTGTGGGAAGCTTTGACAGTTCTTTGGGATATCGTAATGGTGAATCTGTTCCCCTACATGTATTAGTGGCATCACAACCAGCTGTAGTGCCATCCTCTTTGCATACGAAATTAGATAAACCAGTTCCCTACTTTGAAAACAACTCATCTTTTATGCCTACGATGCAGTCACTTCCCCAAGGGGCACATCCTAGTCGTGAATGGAATGATTTCCAG GTCCCCCTTTATCCACATGAAATCATTGGGCATCATCATTCAGCTCCAGCAGTGAGCAATATGAAAAAAGAACATGTTTTTATGGATTATCACCAAGACATGCATGTTGATGAATTTCCTGAACGGCCGGGTGAGCCTGAGTGTGCGTACTTCATGAAAACAGGGTACTGCAAATATAAATCTGCATGTAGGTATCATCATCCAAAGGACCGTGCCTCAAATTTCCCTGCTGGTCATGTTGGTGACAGAGGCCTGCCTTTAAGACCT GGCAGAAAAATCTGCTGGCATTACGAGAAGAATGGTGTGTGCAGGTACGGTCATTCCTGTATGTTTGACCACCCGGTCAATTATGGCTTATCAGCTGGTCCATCAGGATCCCTAGAGCCTCTGCCAGGGAGCAACTCTGCTGCTTTTGGAGGAATGGGAATGGCAGGGTCTGGCAATGGAGGTGTGGTTCTAACCCAGCAGTATGCATAG
- the LOC131167988 gene encoding zinc finger CCCH domain-containing protein 43-like isoform X1, translated as MESSEESEALRPQEQGKKTELGFIASSAEEALAQEFQNVGLNDEDAGKYEAAIEGAADDRRYPLRPYAEDCPYYLRTGTCKFGLNCRFNHPVRRVNQGAKEKENEREREGLPEKAAQIECKYYLTAGGCKFGKACRYNHSQENTELGECNLNFLGLPMRPGERECPFYMRNGSCGYGANCRFHHPDPSAVDGSNPGNTTPSGSFVGSFDSSLGYRNGESVPLHVLVASQPAVVPSSLHTKLDKPVPYFENNSSFMPTMQSLPQGAHPSREWNDFQVPLYPHEIIGHHHSAPAVSNMKKEHVFMDYHQDMHVDEFPERPGEPECAYFMKTGYCKYKSACRYHHPKDRASNFPAGHVGDRGLPLRPGRKICWHYEKNGVCRYGHSCMFDHPVNYGLSAGPSGSLEPLPGSNSAAFGGMGMAGSGNGGVVLTQQYA; from the exons ATGGAGTCTTCTGAAGAGAGTGAAGCACTAAGACCCCAAGAACAGGGGAAGAAGACAGAGTTAGGGTTTATCGCATCATCTGCAGAGGAAGCCCTCGCGCAGGAGTTTCAAAATGTGGGCTTGAACGACGAAGATGCGGGCAAATATGAGGCCGCCATTGAAGGAGCTGCTGATGATAGAAGATACCCTTTAAGGCCCTACGCCGAGGACTGCCCTTACTATCTTCGGACGGGCACGTGCAAGTTCGGATTGAATTGCAGGTTCAAccaccctgtgagaagggtaaacCAG GGCGCTAAAGAGAAGGAAAATGAGAGGGAAAGGGAAGGGTTGCCAGAAAAAGCAGCGCAGATTGAGTGCAAG TATTATCTAACAGCGGGAGGGTGCAAATTTGGTAAAGCCTGCAGATATAATCACTCCCAAGAAAACACTGAGTTGGGAGAGTGTAATCTTAACTTTCTAGGTTTGCCTATGAGACCG ggagagagagagtgcccCTTTTACATGCGCAATGGTTCCTGCGGATATGGAGCTAATTGCAGGTTTCACCATCCGGATCCTTCAGCTGTGGATGGATCTAACCCTGGCAACACAACTCCCAGTGGTAGTTTTGTGGGAAGCTTTGACAGTTCTTTGGGATATCGTAATGGTGAATCTGTTCCCCTACATGTATTAGTGGCATCACAACCAGCTGTAGTGCCATCCTCTTTGCATACGAAATTAGATAAACCAGTTCCCTACTTTGAAAACAACTCATCTTTTATGCCTACGATGCAGTCACTTCCCCAAGGGGCACATCCTAGTCGTGAATGGAATGATTTCCAG GTCCCCCTTTATCCACATGAAATCATTGGGCATCATCATTCAGCTCCAGCAGTGAGCAATATGAAAAAAGAACATGTTTTTATGGATTATCACCAAGACATGCATGTTGATGAATTTCCTGAACGGCCGGGTGAGCCTGAGTGTGCGTACTTCATGAAAACAGGGTACTGCAAATATAAATCTGCATGTAGGTATCATCATCCAAAGGACCGTGCCTCAAATTTCCCTGCTGGTCATGTTGGTGACAGAGGCCTGCCTTTAAGACCT GGCAGAAAAATCTGCTGGCATTACGAGAAGAATGGTGTGTGCAGGTACGGTCATTCCTGTATGTTTGACCACCCGGTCAATTATGGCTTATCAGCTGGTCCATCAGGATCCCTAGAGCCTCTGCCAGGGAGCAACTCTGCTGCTTTTGGAGGAATGGGAATGGCAGGGTCTGGCAATGGAGGTGTGGTTCTAACCCAGCAGTATGCATAG
- the LOC131167988 gene encoding zinc finger CCCH domain-containing protein 43-like isoform X3: MESSEESEALRPQEQGKKTELGFIASSAEEALAQEFQNVGLNDEDAGKYEAAIEGAADDRRYPLRPYAEDCPYYLRTGTCKFGLNCRFNHPVRRVNQGAKEKENEREREGLPEKAAQIECKYYLTAGGCKFGKACRYNHSQENTELGECNLNFLGLPMRPGERECPFYMRNGSCGYGANCRFHHPDPSAVDGSNPGNTTPSGSFVGSFDSSLGYRNGESVPLHVLVASQPAVVPSSLHTKLDKPVPYFENNSSFMPTMQSLPQGAHPSREWNDFQVPLYPHEIIGHHHSAPAVSNMKKEHVFMDYHQDMHVDEFPERPGEPECAYFMKTGYCKYKSACRYHHPKDRASNFPAGHVGDRGLPLRPVRSFLYV, translated from the exons ATGGAGTCTTCTGAAGAGAGTGAAGCACTAAGACCCCAAGAACAGGGGAAGAAGACAGAGTTAGGGTTTATCGCATCATCTGCAGAGGAAGCCCTCGCGCAGGAGTTTCAAAATGTGGGCTTGAACGACGAAGATGCGGGCAAATATGAGGCCGCCATTGAAGGAGCTGCTGATGATAGAAGATACCCTTTAAGGCCCTACGCCGAGGACTGCCCTTACTATCTTCGGACGGGCACGTGCAAGTTCGGATTGAATTGCAGGTTCAAccaccctgtgagaagggtaaacCAG GGCGCTAAAGAGAAGGAAAATGAGAGGGAAAGGGAAGGGTTGCCAGAAAAAGCAGCGCAGATTGAGTGCAAG TATTATCTAACAGCGGGAGGGTGCAAATTTGGTAAAGCCTGCAGATATAATCACTCCCAAGAAAACACTGAGTTGGGAGAGTGTAATCTTAACTTTCTAGGTTTGCCTATGAGACCG ggagagagagagtgcccCTTTTACATGCGCAATGGTTCCTGCGGATATGGAGCTAATTGCAGGTTTCACCATCCGGATCCTTCAGCTGTGGATGGATCTAACCCTGGCAACACAACTCCCAGTGGTAGTTTTGTGGGAAGCTTTGACAGTTCTTTGGGATATCGTAATGGTGAATCTGTTCCCCTACATGTATTAGTGGCATCACAACCAGCTGTAGTGCCATCCTCTTTGCATACGAAATTAGATAAACCAGTTCCCTACTTTGAAAACAACTCATCTTTTATGCCTACGATGCAGTCACTTCCCCAAGGGGCACATCCTAGTCGTGAATGGAATGATTTCCAG GTCCCCCTTTATCCACATGAAATCATTGGGCATCATCATTCAGCTCCAGCAGTGAGCAATATGAAAAAAGAACATGTTTTTATGGATTATCACCAAGACATGCATGTTGATGAATTTCCTGAACGGCCGGGTGAGCCTGAGTGTGCGTACTTCATGAAAACAGGGTACTGCAAATATAAATCTGCATGTAGGTATCATCATCCAAAGGACCGTGCCTCAAATTTCCCTGCTGGTCATGTTGGTGACAGAGGCCTGCCTTTAAGACCT GTACGGTCATTCCTGTATGTTTGA